A window of Metabacillus sp. B2-18 contains these coding sequences:
- a CDS encoding metallophosphoesterase family protein, with translation MERIAIISDIHGNIPALDAVLDDIKQKKIQRIFCLGDLVGKGPDSYEVIQKIRQSCEKVIKGNWDDFITKETEFESLKWHQHQLTVDQNLYLESLPFSFDFYMSGKLIRLFHASPQSVYTRVQPWDSIETRLGMFTNTEYTGISTYQPDVVGYGDVHHAFIQYLNGKTLFNTGSVGNPLDLTQASYTIVEGEYDSKREAGFSITFVRVPYNIERAIQLAKDVEMPDLEPYIQELTTAKYRGLKN, from the coding sequence ATGGAACGAATTGCAATTATTTCGGATATTCATGGAAATATTCCTGCGTTAGATGCAGTTTTAGATGACATAAAACAAAAAAAGATTCAACGTATTTTTTGTTTAGGAGATTTAGTTGGAAAAGGACCTGATTCTTATGAAGTGATACAGAAAATAAGACAAAGCTGTGAAAAAGTTATAAAAGGAAATTGGGATGACTTCATTACAAAGGAAACTGAATTTGAATCATTGAAGTGGCATCAACATCAATTAACGGTGGATCAAAATCTTTATTTGGAGTCATTGCCCTTTTCATTTGATTTTTATATGAGCGGAAAACTGATCCGATTATTTCATGCCTCACCACAGAGCGTTTATACAAGAGTTCAGCCTTGGGATTCAATTGAGACACGATTAGGTATGTTTACTAATACGGAATACACTGGAATAAGCACTTATCAACCGGATGTTGTTGGTTATGGTGATGTTCATCATGCCTTTATTCAATATTTAAACGGGAAAACACTTTTCAATACAGGTAGTGTAGGTAATCCTTTAGACCTCACTCAGGCTTCATATACGATCGTCGAAGGGGAATATGATTCTAAAAGGGAGGCAGGATTTAGTATTACCTTTGTACGTGTACCATATAATATAGAAAGAGCTATTCAATTAGCTAAAGACGTAGAAATGCCTGACCTAGAGCCATACATACAAGAGTTAACAACAGCAAAGTACAGAGGTTTAAAAAATTAG
- the motA gene encoding flagellar motor stator protein MotA — translation MDKTSLIGILLAIIAVGVGMFMKGVSPTVLINPAAILIILLGTAAAVIIAFPTSEIKKVPKLFGIIFKEQKTPSIQELIPLFSDWAQVARKEGLLALEAKLADVEDPFLKSGLLMAVDGQNAEFIRDVMSEEIEAMEERHQGSASIFTQAGTYAPTLGVLGAVVGLIAALSDMSNTDALGHAISAAFVATLMGIFTGYVLWHPFANKLKRKSKQEALVKQVMIEGVLSVLEGQAPKAIEQKLATYLPVTERNKLDAAVTGGESVNG, via the coding sequence ATGGATAAAACGTCATTAATAGGAATATTACTTGCGATAATCGCAGTAGGTGTTGGGATGTTTATGAAAGGTGTTAGTCCCACAGTATTAATTAACCCAGCCGCAATATTAATTATTCTTTTGGGTACAGCAGCGGCTGTTATTATTGCTTTCCCAACTAGTGAAATCAAAAAGGTGCCTAAGCTATTTGGCATTATCTTTAAAGAACAAAAAACTCCTTCAATTCAGGAGTTAATCCCCTTATTCTCTGATTGGGCACAAGTTGCTCGTAAAGAGGGGTTACTTGCACTTGAAGCAAAACTTGCTGATGTTGAGGATCCTTTCTTAAAAAGCGGCTTACTTATGGCCGTAGATGGACAAAATGCTGAATTTATTCGCGATGTTATGTCAGAAGAAATTGAAGCAATGGAAGAGCGTCACCAAGGGTCAGCATCTATTTTCACACAAGCAGGAACATATGCACCGACACTTGGAGTACTTGGAGCGGTAGTTGGTTTAATTGCTGCCCTCTCCGATATGAGTAATACAGATGCATTAGGACATGCGATAAGTGCGGCATTCGTTGCCACATTAATGGGTATTTTTACAGGATACGTATTATGGCATCCATTTGCAAATAAATTAAAGAGGAAGTCTAAGCAAGAAGCACTAGTAAAACAGGTTATGATAGAAGGTGTACTTTCTGTTTTAGAAGGACAAGCACCAAAAGCAATCGAGCAAAAGCTAGCAACATATTTGCCAGTTACTGAAAGAAACAAATTAGATGCTGCTGTTACTGGAGGAGAGAGTGTAAATGGCTAA
- the queD gene encoding 6-carboxytetrahydropterin synthase QueD, translating into MIQQIYPQVQHSYQFELNKDMHIAAAHYIPHEDAGKCQKVHGHTYFVNITIAGDELDESGFLVNFASLKKLIHNRFDHSLLNDHTDLFSEEDSNYFPTTEGVAKAIYELIQDELDTKANKAQCVQVFVRETPTSYVVFRPKRKEG; encoded by the coding sequence ATGATTCAGCAGATTTATCCGCAGGTTCAGCATTCTTATCAATTTGAGTTAAACAAGGATATGCATATAGCAGCGGCACACTATATCCCGCATGAAGATGCTGGGAAATGTCAAAAGGTCCATGGTCACACATATTTTGTCAATATTACAATTGCTGGTGATGAACTTGATGAATCAGGTTTTCTTGTAAATTTTGCTTCACTAAAGAAACTTATTCATAACCGCTTTGATCATTCGCTTTTAAACGATCATACTGATCTTTTTTCAGAGGAAGACTCTAATTATTTTCCAACAACTGAAGGAGTAGCCAAAGCAATTTATGAATTGATTCAAGATGAGCTTGATACAAAAGCAAATAAAGCACAATGTGTCCAAGTTTTTGTAAGAGAAACACCTACAAGTTATGTAGTGTTCCGTCCTAAGCGCAAGGAGGGATAG
- a CDS encoding YkvI family membrane protein has translation MRRSWIASFQVAAVYVGTVVGAGFATGREIVEFFTKYGVFGLAGILLVGFIFVYIGTKMLILSKRINAASYQDLMIFLFGKKIGRFINIFMLIILLGLTSIMLSGAGAIFKEQLGLSVRLGVIITILLTIAVMFFGIKGLFSVNIIVVPMLILFSTILAVQSFSIEALSVMPDKSSATFKWILSAVSYAAFNLTMAAAVLVPLANEIKDEKVLKRGGILGGVFLTAILISSHIALSTLPNVMDYDIPMAEVMKTTFYAIYFIYIAVIYGEVFTSVIGNLYGLERQIASFLNIPSMIIVCSILCVAAFISKFGYSSLISTLYPIFGYVCLGVLLLLMIKKVPK, from the coding sequence ATGAGAAGATCTTGGATTGCCTCGTTTCAAGTCGCTGCTGTTTATGTAGGAACAGTAGTAGGAGCAGGGTTTGCGACTGGACGAGAAATAGTTGAGTTTTTTACAAAATACGGTGTTTTTGGACTTGCAGGTATTTTATTAGTGGGTTTTATTTTTGTTTATATTGGGACGAAAATGCTCATCCTATCAAAGCGAATTAACGCAGCTTCTTATCAAGATTTAATGATCTTTTTATTTGGTAAGAAAATAGGAAGATTTATAAATATTTTTATGCTTATCATATTATTAGGATTAACCTCTATCATGTTGTCGGGTGCAGGAGCGATATTTAAAGAACAGCTTGGTCTTTCTGTAAGGTTAGGTGTTATTATTACGATTTTATTAACAATAGCTGTTATGTTTTTTGGTATTAAGGGGTTATTTAGTGTAAATATCATTGTAGTACCAATGCTGATTCTATTTAGTACCATTCTAGCTGTTCAATCTTTCTCTATTGAAGCTTTAAGTGTAATGCCCGATAAATCATCTGCCACATTTAAATGGATTCTTTCTGCTGTTTCTTATGCAGCCTTTAATTTAACAATGGCTGCAGCTGTTTTAGTGCCTTTAGCAAATGAGATCAAAGATGAGAAAGTCTTGAAACGGGGAGGGATCCTTGGGGGAGTCTTTTTAACAGCAATTCTAATTAGCAGTCATATTGCTCTTTCGACTCTTCCTAACGTTATGGATTATGACATACCGATGGCTGAGGTAATGAAAACAACTTTTTATGCCATTTATTTTATTTACATAGCTGTCATATATGGTGAAGTTTTTACCTCAGTTATAGGCAATTTATATGGTTTAGAAAGACAAATAGCATCGTTTCTCAATATACCTAGTATGATTATTGTTTGCTCAATACTATGTGTAGCCGCTTTTATAAGTAAATTTGGGTATAGTTCATTAATTTCTACATTATATCCGATCTTTGGATATGTTTGTTTAGGAGTACTTCTGTTATTAATGATTAAAAAAGTTCCTAAGTAG
- the queC gene encoding 7-cyano-7-deazaguanine synthase QueC, whose product MKNEKAVVVFSGGQDSTTCLFWALKQFKEVVAVTFNYNQRHSLEIEVAKSISKELNVKHHILDMDLLNQLAPNALTRADIEIEQKDGELPSTFVPGRNLLFLSFATILANQIGAKHIVTGVCETDFSGYPDCRDAFVKSCNVTLNLALDKPFVIHTPLMWINKAETWKLADELGALDYVREKTLTCYNGVIAEGCGDCPACELRRKGLEEYLVEKGVSVK is encoded by the coding sequence ATGAAAAATGAAAAAGCAGTCGTTGTTTTTAGCGGCGGTCAAGATAGTACAACATGCCTATTTTGGGCGCTAAAGCAATTCAAGGAAGTGGTGGCTGTGACGTTTAATTATAACCAACGCCACAGCTTAGAGATTGAGGTTGCAAAATCTATTTCTAAGGAACTTAATGTTAAGCATCATATTTTAGATATGGATTTACTGAACCAGCTTGCACCTAATGCATTAACAAGAGCTGATATTGAAATTGAACAAAAAGATGGTGAGCTTCCATCTACTTTTGTACCTGGTCGTAATCTACTGTTTTTATCGTTTGCAACAATTTTAGCAAATCAAATAGGTGCAAAACATATTGTAACAGGCGTGTGTGAAACTGATTTTAGCGGGTACCCAGATTGTCGAGACGCATTTGTTAAATCGTGTAATGTAACTTTAAACTTAGCATTGGATAAGCCATTTGTTATTCATACACCGCTAATGTGGATTAATAAAGCAGAAACTTGGAAGTTGGCTGACGAGCTTGGTGCGTTAGATTATGTTCGAGAAAAAACATTAACATGTTATAACGGTGTGATCGCAGAAGGCTGTGGTGATTGTCCAGCTTGTGAGTTAAGAAGAAAGGGACTTGAGGAATATCTAGTTGAAAAAGGAGTGAGTGTTAAATGA
- a CDS encoding ATP-dependent Clp protease ATP-binding subunit, with product MMCENCQSKQATVHLNVQINNQHKQLTLCNDCYSTYKQAIPSGLSGGFPSFPFEQFMKGLQQQASSAENVQPKTQSSGGGILDQLGRNLTHASRAGLIDPVIGREEEVDRMIEILNRRNKNNPVLIGEPGVGKTAVVEGLALKIANGSVPTKLTNKEVYLLDVASLVANTGIRGQFEERMKKIIEELQNRKNIILFIDEIHQLVGAGSAEGSMDAGNILKPALARGELQVVGATTLKEYRKIEKDAALERRFQPVMVHEPTIDKAIEILKGIQDKYEQYHHVSYSDEAIEACVSLSHRYIQDRYLPDKAIDLLDEAGSKKNLMLKNESDEEIKERLKHISLKKQEATKNEDYELAAKLRDEEAHLESQLNSEKSTNEKLVVSIEDIQSIIAKKTGIPVGKLQSHEQSKMKHLEKSLTEKVIGQEDAVRKVSKAIRRSRAGLKSKARPIGSFLFVGPTGVGKTELTKSLAEELFGSKDSMIRLDMSEYMEKHAVSKIIGSPPGYVGHDEAGQLTEKVRRNPYSIILLDEIEKAHPDVQHLFLQILEDGRLTDSQGRTVSFKDTVIIMTSNAGVGEKRITVGFETSSNTAVEESQLLQSLGSFFKPEFLNRFDNIIEFSSLEKEDLLKIVTLMIKELAETLSEQNISITVTNEAKEKLAALGFHPAFGARPLRRVIQEHVEDQITDLLLDQENITQIDVDVVDNKIAVK from the coding sequence ATGATGTGTGAAAATTGTCAATCAAAACAAGCTACAGTTCATTTAAACGTTCAAATAAATAATCAACATAAGCAACTAACATTATGTAATGACTGCTATTCAACGTATAAACAAGCTATCCCTTCAGGATTGTCAGGAGGATTTCCTTCGTTTCCATTTGAACAATTTATGAAAGGACTTCAACAACAAGCATCATCAGCGGAAAACGTTCAACCAAAAACTCAATCCAGCGGTGGTGGGATTCTAGACCAACTTGGCCGTAATTTAACTCATGCTTCACGAGCAGGCTTAATCGATCCTGTGATTGGCCGTGAAGAAGAAGTTGATCGAATGATTGAAATATTAAACCGCCGAAACAAAAATAATCCCGTGTTAATTGGAGAACCAGGCGTAGGAAAAACAGCTGTCGTGGAAGGTCTTGCTTTAAAGATTGCAAACGGCTCTGTTCCAACAAAGCTTACAAATAAAGAGGTTTATCTCTTAGATGTAGCATCACTTGTTGCAAATACAGGGATTAGAGGTCAATTTGAAGAACGAATGAAGAAGATTATAGAAGAGCTACAAAATCGTAAAAACATTATATTATTCATAGATGAAATTCATCAGCTTGTTGGGGCTGGTTCAGCAGAGGGTTCAATGGATGCAGGTAATATCCTAAAACCAGCTCTGGCAAGAGGAGAGCTTCAAGTTGTAGGTGCTACAACATTAAAAGAATATAGAAAAATTGAAAAAGATGCTGCACTTGAGCGACGCTTTCAGCCAGTAATGGTTCATGAACCAACAATTGATAAAGCGATTGAAATCTTAAAAGGTATTCAAGATAAGTACGAGCAATATCATCATGTATCTTATTCAGATGAAGCTATTGAAGCCTGCGTTTCCCTTTCACATCGTTATATTCAAGACCGATATCTTCCTGATAAGGCAATCGACTTGTTGGATGAAGCTGGTTCTAAAAAGAACTTAATGTTAAAAAATGAAAGTGATGAAGAGATAAAAGAACGTCTAAAACATATTTCACTAAAAAAACAAGAAGCTACTAAAAACGAAGACTACGAATTAGCTGCTAAATTAAGAGATGAAGAAGCTCATCTTGAATCGCAGTTAAATAGTGAAAAATCAACAAATGAAAAGCTTGTTGTTTCTATAGAGGACATTCAATCCATTATAGCAAAGAAAACAGGAATTCCAGTTGGAAAGCTTCAAAGTCATGAGCAATCAAAAATGAAGCATTTAGAGAAAAGTCTCACAGAAAAAGTCATTGGACAAGAAGATGCTGTTCGTAAAGTATCAAAAGCAATCCGAAGAAGTCGTGCTGGTCTTAAATCCAAGGCTCGACCAATTGGTTCCTTCTTATTCGTTGGACCAACCGGTGTTGGTAAAACAGAATTAACAAAGTCTTTAGCAGAAGAACTTTTTGGCTCAAAAGACTCAATGATACGCCTAGATATGAGTGAGTATATGGAGAAACATGCTGTTTCAAAAATTATTGGCTCTCCTCCAGGTTATGTAGGGCATGATGAAGCCGGTCAACTAACTGAAAAAGTTCGCCGCAATCCTTATAGTATAATTCTATTAGATGAAATTGAGAAAGCTCATCCAGATGTGCAACACTTGTTCCTACAGATCTTAGAGGATGGCAGATTGACAGATAGTCAAGGTCGTACCGTCAGCTTTAAGGATACTGTTATTATTATGACAAGTAATGCAGGCGTAGGTGAAAAACGTATAACCGTTGGATTTGAAACATCATCAAACACAGCTGTAGAAGAAAGCCAGCTATTACAATCACTTGGTTCATTCTTTAAACCAGAATTTCTTAATAGATTTGATAATATCATTGAGTTTTCTTCACTTGAAAAAGAAGATCTCTTAAAAATTGTTACATTAATGATAAAAGAGCTAGCTGAAACATTATCAGAACAAAATATCTCAATTACTGTTACTAATGAGGCAAAGGAAAAACTTGCTGCACTAGGCTTTCACCCCGCCTTTGGTGCCCGCCCACTTCGCCGTGTCATACAAGAGCATGTAGAAGATCAAATAACTGATCTTCTTTTAGATCAAGAAAATATAACACAAATCGATGTAGATGTTGTTGACAATAAGATTGCAGTTAAATAA
- a CDS encoding DUF6254 family protein: protein MTQSKSQKERQWAVRKQSQNPHGKVKSFDQLLEEAGKKE from the coding sequence ATGACACAATCAAAATCACAAAAAGAACGTCAATGGGCGGTTCGAAAACAATCTCAAAATCCTCACGGTAAAGTAAAATCCTTTGATCAGCTTTTAGAAGAAGCAGGTAAAAAAGAATAG
- a CDS encoding DUF2254 domain-containing protein, whose protein sequence is MSLKQLIIRVRSSFWYLPTVYGILAFILAVLSMFLDRYLMNQPFYTKIPDLFLSDMNLSQTILSSLATSLLTMTTITFSSILVVLTTYLSQFSPRTLQNFITDHHTQRVLGIFIGGFIYTIILLLLVRKNDNSTLFIVPTLAIFVSIICLGMFVFFIHHVTTWIKVSNLIFNITKKTITSIHKHFVDEQEFREDPPWENWEYDEIQTVKPYSLYSKRSGYIEYIELEKIISQASKDDLIIKLEQDLGKYVDEDTVLFSIWGLKDVSKSKMFSTFITISSDQEPVQDVHFGLQKLVEIALRAVSPGINDPYTAINSINHLAKILSLLGKKHLATPFHYDEHHQLRLIFEKPSFDDYLYECFYQIRYYAREDVSVMASILKALSFIAQGNTQYIRNSVWDFSFYIVEGLNEVKWLSKDRDFLNKLLKSIAKECNKQKKTQEILLKER, encoded by the coding sequence TTGTCACTAAAACAACTCATTATTCGGGTTCGATCCAGCTTTTGGTATTTACCAACAGTATATGGAATTCTTGCTTTTATTTTGGCCGTACTAAGCATGTTTTTAGATCGTTATCTGATGAATCAACCTTTTTATACAAAAATTCCAGATCTTTTTCTATCTGATATGAACCTTTCACAAACAATATTAAGTTCTTTAGCAACTTCCTTACTAACGATGACAACTATTACATTTTCATCAATTCTTGTAGTCCTAACAACCTATTTATCACAGTTTTCTCCCAGGACATTACAAAATTTTATTACGGATCATCATACACAGCGTGTACTCGGAATTTTTATTGGAGGTTTTATCTATACAATTATTTTATTATTGTTAGTACGAAAAAATGATAACAGTACACTTTTTATTGTTCCAACACTAGCCATATTCGTGTCAATCATTTGCTTGGGAATGTTTGTCTTTTTTATTCATCATGTTACAACATGGATAAAAGTAAGTAACTTAATTTTCAATATCACGAAAAAAACAATTACATCTATTCATAAGCATTTTGTTGATGAACAGGAATTTAGGGAGGACCCACCATGGGAGAATTGGGAATATGATGAAATTCAAACAGTTAAGCCTTACTCCCTTTACAGCAAGCGTTCGGGATATATTGAGTACATTGAACTTGAAAAGATAATTTCTCAAGCATCAAAAGATGATTTAATTATAAAACTAGAACAAGATCTTGGTAAGTATGTTGATGAAGATACCGTTCTTTTTTCAATCTGGGGCCTTAAAGATGTCTCAAAATCAAAAATGTTTTCAACTTTTATAACAATTTCATCCGATCAAGAGCCTGTTCAGGATGTTCATTTTGGTTTGCAAAAATTAGTTGAAATTGCACTAAGAGCTGTTTCACCAGGAATCAACGATCCTTATACAGCGATAAATAGTATCAATCATTTAGCAAAAATCTTGTCATTATTAGGAAAGAAACATTTAGCTACACCTTTTCATTATGATGAACATCACCAATTGCGGCTGATTTTTGAAAAGCCATCTTTTGATGACTATCTATATGAATGCTTTTATCAAATTCGTTATTATGCTAGAGAAGATGTTTCTGTTATGGCTTCAATATTAAAAGCCCTTTCGTTTATTGCACAAGGAAATACACAATACATCAGAAACTCTGTTTGGGATTTTTCCTTTTATATTGTAGAAGGATTAAACGAAGTAAAGTGGTTGTCAAAAGATCGGGATTTTTTAAATAAGCTATTAAAATCGATAGCAAAAGAATGTAATAAACAAAAGAAAACACAAGAAATACTTCTTAAAGAAAGGTGA
- a CDS encoding hemolysin family protein: MDIVNLLLVAILIALTGFFVASEFAIIRIRSSRIDQLIAEGNKKASAAKKVINNLDEYLSACQLGITITALGLGWLGEPTIEHMLKPVFQQYDLPSSVSTVLSFSIAFVTITFLHVVVGELAPKTVAIQKAEAVSLWFSKPLMAFYIIMYPFIWALNGSARFITGLFGFKPVSEHEMAHSEEELRIILSESFKSGEINQSEFKYVNKIFEFDNRIAKEIMVPRTEIVSLSIDATIQEQLEIIKDEKYTRYPIVDGDKDHIVGIVNIKEIFTDLIHFENQKTFTIDKYVRPIIQVIESIPIHELLLKMQRERIHMAILIDEYGGTAGLVTVEDILEEIVGEIRDEFDADEVPLVQKLNDTKYIIDGKVLVSEINELLGLDIDDSDVDTIGGWMLTEQYDIQKGDFIEFGSHMFKVHDMENHHIRSLEITKVPQVLPNPALLDKGVATS; encoded by the coding sequence TTGGACATAGTAAATTTGTTGCTTGTTGCAATTTTAATCGCTCTTACGGGTTTTTTCGTTGCTTCTGAATTTGCGATCATTAGAATTAGGAGCTCTCGTATTGACCAATTAATTGCAGAAGGAAACAAAAAGGCAAGTGCCGCGAAGAAAGTCATTAATAACCTTGATGAATATCTGTCGGCTTGTCAATTAGGAATAACCATTACTGCTCTTGGTTTAGGTTGGTTAGGTGAACCAACCATAGAACACATGTTAAAACCAGTGTTTCAGCAGTATGATCTACCTTCATCCGTATCAACAGTGTTATCATTTTCAATTGCGTTTGTGACGATTACATTTTTGCATGTGGTTGTAGGTGAATTAGCTCCAAAAACTGTAGCCATACAAAAGGCTGAAGCTGTTAGTTTATGGTTTTCTAAGCCATTAATGGCATTCTATATTATAATGTACCCATTTATTTGGGCTTTAAACGGATCTGCTCGATTTATTACAGGATTATTTGGTTTTAAGCCTGTATCGGAACATGAAATGGCGCATAGTGAAGAAGAGCTTAGAATCATTCTTTCTGAAAGTTTTAAAAGTGGTGAAATTAATCAATCTGAATTTAAGTATGTGAATAAAATATTTGAATTTGATAACCGAATTGCGAAGGAAATAATGGTGCCTCGAACGGAGATTGTTTCGTTATCGATTGATGCTACAATTCAAGAGCAATTAGAAATTATTAAGGACGAAAAATATACACGATATCCAATTGTAGATGGTGATAAAGATCATATCGTTGGAATTGTAAATATTAAAGAAATATTCACTGACTTAATACACTTTGAAAATCAAAAAACGTTTACAATTGATAAATATGTAAGACCGATTATTCAGGTGATCGAATCAATACCTATCCATGAATTGTTGCTTAAAATGCAAAGAGAAAGAATTCATATGGCCATATTAATTGATGAATATGGTGGTACAGCCGGGCTTGTCACGGTTGAGGATATACTAGAAGAAATTGTTGGAGAAATACGTGATGAATTCGATGCTGACGAAGTTCCGCTTGTTCAAAAATTAAATGATACAAAATATATCATTGATGGCAAAGTGTTAGTTAGCGAAATTAATGAGTTATTAGGTCTTGATATCGATGATTCTGATGTTGATACTATTGGCGGGTGGATGCTTACAGAACAATATGATATCCAAAAAGGTGACTTTATTGAATTTGGATCACATATGTTTAAAGTACATGACATGGAAAACCATCACATTCGTTCCCTAGAAATAACAAAGGTTCCACAGGTTTTACCAAACCCAGCGCTGCTTGATAAGGGAGTAGCCACTTCATAA
- a CDS encoding potassium channel family protein, translating into MFLIRFFMKVIHMNNWILIFATLSLILASSYIVYYIEPETFTSPFEGLWWTMTTVATVGYGDVSPTTVNGKIFAMFLYIVGIGLMSIFIGKVIDFFSIRNRLKEEGKLKITTKNHILLINWTKKAAITLEELLKTFEHVRVVIVDENISKIPLQHERVEFVNGNPASIDVLYQANILSSKSIMVFSPDDVLTASQADGHTLLIASMIKGIEKEHIQHIYTICEVSNSNHIHAFNHVNVNEYITANDTAAHLAARSILFNGSSEIIRQLTSHEGYDLYSISKKSEWKTYQDASIALSAKGAILLSNGNDMSIISKLHQPIPSDAKLFIICNDETYFDIVS; encoded by the coding sequence GTGTTTTTAATTCGATTCTTTATGAAAGTCATACATATGAACAACTGGATACTTATTTTTGCAACATTATCGTTAATATTAGCAAGCAGCTATATTGTTTATTATATTGAACCAGAAACTTTTACAAGCCCTTTCGAAGGATTATGGTGGACAATGACGACTGTTGCAACAGTTGGTTATGGTGATGTTTCACCTACAACTGTAAACGGAAAAATTTTCGCTATGTTTCTGTACATTGTAGGAATTGGCTTAATGAGTATCTTCATTGGTAAAGTAATTGACTTCTTTAGTATCAGAAATCGCTTAAAGGAGGAAGGAAAATTGAAAATCACAACGAAGAACCACATTTTATTAATTAACTGGACAAAAAAAGCTGCCATTACTTTAGAAGAGCTTTTAAAGACTTTTGAGCATGTTCGAGTTGTCATTGTTGATGAAAACATTTCAAAAATCCCACTTCAACACGAACGGGTTGAATTTGTAAATGGAAACCCTGCAAGTATTGATGTTCTTTATCAAGCTAATATATTAAGTTCTAAATCTATTATGGTTTTTTCACCAGATGATGTTCTAACAGCTTCACAGGCAGATGGACATACACTATTAATTGCTTCTATGATAAAAGGAATTGAAAAAGAACATATTCAGCATATTTATACGATTTGTGAAGTGTCCAATTCAAATCATATTCATGCCTTCAACCATGTTAATGTGAACGAATATATTACCGCAAATGACACCGCTGCCCATTTAGCCGCTAGGTCTATTTTGTTTAATGGTTCTAGTGAAATTATTCGCCAACTAACAAGTCATGAGGGATATGACCTTTACTCTATTTCTAAAAAATCAGAGTGGAAAACGTATCAAGATGCAAGCATTGCTTTGTCAGCAAAAGGGGCCATTCTTCTTTCCAACGGAAATGATATGTCCATTATAAGCAAGCTTCATCAACCTATTCCAAGCGATGCAAAATTGTTTATTATTTGTAACGATGAAACATATTTTGATATTGTTTCATAA
- the queE gene encoding 7-carboxy-7-deazaguanine synthase QueE, whose protein sequence is MKKIPVLEIFGPTIQGEGMVIGQKTMFVRTAGCDYSCSWCDSAFTWDGSAKEDIRQMTATDIWNELVKLGQDRFSHVTISGGNPALLGNLQELISLLKEKRIKIAIETQGSKYQEWLKDIDDLTISPKPPSSGMKTDFEKLDFIITELDRLERSQSISLKVVIFNIEDIQYAKNVHLRYPNLPFYLQVGNDDVLGGDTEKLVQNLLEKYEWLIDQVIDDKDLNDVRVLPQLHTLVWGNKRGV, encoded by the coding sequence ATGAAGAAAATACCTGTACTGGAAATTTTTGGTCCAACAATACAAGGTGAGGGTATGGTTATAGGTCAAAAAACAATGTTTGTTCGAACAGCTGGCTGTGATTATTCATGTAGTTGGTGTGATTCAGCTTTTACATGGGATGGATCAGCCAAAGAGGACATTAGACAAATGACAGCTACTGATATTTGGAATGAATTAGTTAAATTAGGCCAAGACCGATTTTCACATGTGACAATATCGGGAGGAAATCCAGCATTGCTTGGAAATCTTCAAGAGCTTATCTCTTTATTGAAGGAAAAGAGGATAAAAATTGCAATTGAAACTCAAGGGAGTAAATACCAGGAGTGGCTAAAGGATATTGATGATTTAACAATTTCTCCAAAGCCACCTAGCTCTGGAATGAAAACAGACTTTGAAAAACTAGACTTTATTATTACTGAATTAGATAGATTAGAAAGATCCCAAAGTATTAGTTTAAAAGTTGTTATTTTTAATATAGAAGACATTCAGTATGCTAAAAATGTTCACCTTCGCTACCCTAACCTTCCATTTTATCTTCAAGTCGGAAATGATGATGTACTTGGAGGAGATACGGAAAAACTCGTGCAGAACCTCTTAGAAAAATATGAGTGGCTCATTGATCAGGTGATAGATGACAAAGACTTAAATGATGTTCGAGTATTGCCACAGCTTCATACGCTGGTCTGGGGAAATAAACGAGGTGTTTAA